One window of Chamaesiphon minutus PCC 6605 genomic DNA carries:
- a CDS encoding alpha/beta fold hydrolase: MSNLTSIESPVVADTTSTYQWNWQGQPLSVAYETAGAGAPILLLPAFSTVSSRTEMSGLAARLKSQFQVTTVDFPGFGDSSRPRVDYAPPLYRQFLADFVRDMFAVPATIIAAGHAAGYALNLAATVPNGVAKLVLVAPTWRGPLPTMARGQKPWLKGVRDLIRTPILGQFLYRLNTTPSFLAFMYRRHVYSDASKLTPDLLAQKRELTQQSGARYGAGAFVTGGLDPYFDRFEAMAHLQSLTIPVLVAIGEGSPPKSKAEMLALAAVRNVVSHTLPGTLGMHEEYPGELYGVILPFLSGG; encoded by the coding sequence ATGTCTAATTTGACTAGTATTGAATCTCCAGTTGTCGCGGATACCACGTCTACATACCAATGGAACTGGCAAGGACAGCCGTTAAGCGTTGCTTATGAAACTGCTGGTGCAGGAGCACCCATTTTACTTTTACCTGCTTTTAGCACAGTTTCTAGTCGGACGGAGATGTCTGGCTTAGCGGCGCGGTTAAAGTCGCAGTTTCAGGTGACAACGGTGGATTTCCCAGGGTTTGGGGACTCTAGTCGTCCGCGTGTAGATTATGCGCCGCCGCTGTATCGTCAGTTTTTGGCGGACTTCGTGCGGGATATGTTTGCGGTTCCGGCAACGATTATTGCTGCGGGACATGCGGCAGGATATGCATTAAATCTTGCTGCTACGGTGCCAAATGGTGTTGCGAAGCTAGTGTTGGTGGCTCCGACGTGGCGGGGGCCGTTGCCGACGATGGCGCGGGGTCAAAAGCCTTGGTTAAAGGGGGTGCGGGATTTAATTCGCACGCCGATTCTGGGTCAATTTTTGTATCGATTAAATACGACGCCGAGCTTTTTGGCGTTTATGTATCGGCGGCATGTCTATAGCGATGCGAGTAAGTTGACGCCAGATCTACTGGCACAAAAGCGCGAACTCACTCAACAGTCAGGGGCTAGATATGGTGCGGGGGCGTTTGTGACTGGGGGTCTCGATCCTTATTTCGATCGGTTTGAGGCGATGGCTCATCTTCAGTCTTTAACGATACCCGTGTTGGTGGCGATCGGGGAAGGTAGTCCACCTAAGTCTAAGGCGGAAATGTTGGCTTTGGCGGCGGTGCGTAATGTTGTCAGTCATACTTTGCCAGGTACTTTGGGGATGCATGAGGAGTATCCAGGGGAGTTGTATGGGGTGATTTTGCCGTTTTTGAGTGGCGGGTAG